A stretch of the Papaver somniferum cultivar HN1 chromosome 6, ASM357369v1, whole genome shotgun sequence genome encodes the following:
- the LOC113289562 gene encoding O-fucosyltransferase 16-like isoform X1 codes for MALLRRRYSNSKHLRCFIVAISASILILIVLISVLVSTPVENTSHRHANRKHDLENENEIQNNDNVFHVPITGRTTRHGDLWSSRLSKLYYGCSEASKKFTSAEDNTMANRYLVISASGGLNQQRTGITDAVVAARILNATLVVPKLDEKSFWKDSSNFGEIFNVDWFISFLANDVKIIKQLPEKGGKIMIPRRMRVPRKCTAKCYRNRVLPVLLKKHAVHLTKFDYRLANKLDKDLQKLRCRVNYHALKFTDPILKMGGELVRRMRNKSTHFIALHLRFEPDMLAFSGCYYGGGEKEIRELGAIRKRWKTLHSNNPDKERRHGRCPLTPEEVGLMLRALGFGSDVHIYVASGDVYGGEETLAPLKRLFPNFHSKDTIARKEELAPFSSFSSRMAALDFIVCDESNVFVTNNNGNMARILAGRRRYFGHKRTIRPNGRKLYSLFLNRTQMSWETFSSKVHAYQRGFMGEPSEVRPGRGEFHENPSTCICENSEAKLNKDTSNQSQSRINQGNESKDTGESNDDQYNDGEPLWPDTDYWDNQNEPLEKDVANIINSDYDELQKNEEQSELEELLSD; via the exons ATGGCATTACTAAGAAGGAGATATTCGAATTCAAAACATTTAAGATGTTTTATAGTAGCAATCTCAGCTTCCATTCTCATATTAATAGTTCTTATTTCTGTTCTGGTTTCTACGCCTGTGGAGAATACAAGTCATCGTCATGCCAATCGTAAACATGACCTT GAGAATGAGAATGAGATCCAAAACAATGACAATGTTTTTCATGTTCCG ATTACTGGAAGAACTACACGTCATGGTGATCTATGGAGTTCACGCTTGTCAAAGTTATACTATGGTTGTAGTGAAGCTAGCAAAAAATTTACTT CTGCTGAAGATAATACAATGGCAAATCGATATTTAGTGATCTCAGCTAGCGGAGGgttaaatcagcaaagaaccggG ATAACAGATGCAGTTGTTGCGGCTCGCATTTTGAATGCTACTCTTGTTGTTCCCAAGCTGGATGAAAAATCTTTTTGGAAAGACTCCAG CAATTTTGGCGAGATATTCAATGTTGATTGGTTCATCTCCTTTCTCGCAAATGATGTAAAAATTATAAAGCAACTTCCTGAAAAGGGAGGGAAAATTATGATTCCACGTAGGATGCGTGTCCCAAGGAAGTGCACCGCAAAATGCTATAGAAACCGTGTGTTACCTGTTCTGTTGAAAAAACAC GCTGTGCACTTAACCAAGTTTGATTACAGGCTTGCAAATAAGCTGGATAAAGACTTACAAAAGCTGAGATGTAGAGTTAACTACCATGCTTTAAAGTTTACCGATCCTATACTCAAAATGGGTGGAGAATTGGTCCGAAGGATGAGGAATAAAAGCACCCACTTCATTGCCCTGCACCTAAG GTTTGAACCTGATATGCTAGCCTTTTCGGGTTGCTATTATGGTGGAGGAGAGAAGGAAATAAGAGAACTAGGTGCAATACGCAAGAGATGGAAAACTTTACAT tcAAACAACCCAGACAAGGAAAGGAGGCATGGAAGATGTCCACTTACTCCAGAGGAGGTTGGTCTTATGCTCCGAGCACTTGGGTTTGGTAGCGACGTGCACATCTACGTAGCATCTGGAGATGTTTATGGAGGAGAAGAAACATTGGCACCCTTAAAACGTCTCTTCCCTAATTTTCATTCAAAAGACACTATAGCCAGGAAGGAAGAATTGGCACCATTCTCATCATTCTCTTCACGCATGGCTGCTCTCGACTTCATTGTTTGTGATGAAAGTAACGTGTTTGTGACCAATAACAATGGTAACATGGCCAGAATATTGGCTGGGCGAAG GAGATACTTTGGACATAAGCGTACAATTCGTCCAAATGGTAGAAAACTGTATTCTTTGTTTTTGAACCGTACTCAGATGAGCTGGGAAACATTTTCATCTAAGGTTCATGCTTATCAAAGAGGCTTTATGGGGGAGCCGAGTGAGGTAAGGCCAGGCAGAGGTGAATTTCATGAGAACCCCTCAACTTGCATCTGTGAAAATTCTGAGGCCAAGTTAAACAAGGATACAAGTAATCAGAGTCAGAGCAGGATAAATCAAGGAAATGAGAGCAAAGATACCGGTGAATCAAATGACGATCAGTATAATGATGGTGAGCCATTGTGGCCTGATACAGACTATTGGGATAACCAGAATGAGCCTCTAGAGAAAGATGTGGCCAATATAATTAATTCAGATTATGATGAGTTACAGAAAAATGAGGAACAATCAGAGTTGGAAGAGCTACTATCAGACTGA
- the LOC113289562 gene encoding O-fucosyltransferase 16-like isoform X3, translating into MALLRRRYSNSKHLRCFIVAISASILILIVLISVLVSTPVENTSHRHANRKHDLITGRTTRHGDLWSSRLSKLYYGCSEASKKFTSAEDNTMANRYLVISASGGLNQQRTGITDAVVAARILNATLVVPKLDEKSFWKDSSNFGEIFNVDWFISFLANDVKIIKQLPEKGGKIMIPRRMRVPRKCTAKCYRNRVLPVLLKKHAVHLTKFDYRLANKLDKDLQKLRCRVNYHALKFTDPILKMGGELVRRMRNKSTHFIALHLRFEPDMLAFSGCYYGGGEKEIRELGAIRKRWKTLHSNNPDKERRHGRCPLTPEEVGLMLRALGFGSDVHIYVASGDVYGGEETLAPLKRLFPNFHSKDTIARKEELAPFSSFSSRMAALDFIVCDESNVFVTNNNGNMARILAGRRRYFGHKRTIRPNGRKLYSLFLNRTQMSWETFSSKVHAYQRGFMGEPSEVRPGRGEFHENPSTCICENSEAKLNKDTSNQSQSRINQGNESKDTGESNDDQYNDGEPLWPDTDYWDNQNEPLEKDVANIINSDYDELQKNEEQSELEELLSD; encoded by the exons ATGGCATTACTAAGAAGGAGATATTCGAATTCAAAACATTTAAGATGTTTTATAGTAGCAATCTCAGCTTCCATTCTCATATTAATAGTTCTTATTTCTGTTCTGGTTTCTACGCCTGTGGAGAATACAAGTCATCGTCATGCCAATCGTAAACATGACCTT ATTACTGGAAGAACTACACGTCATGGTGATCTATGGAGTTCACGCTTGTCAAAGTTATACTATGGTTGTAGTGAAGCTAGCAAAAAATTTACTT CTGCTGAAGATAATACAATGGCAAATCGATATTTAGTGATCTCAGCTAGCGGAGGgttaaatcagcaaagaaccggG ATAACAGATGCAGTTGTTGCGGCTCGCATTTTGAATGCTACTCTTGTTGTTCCCAAGCTGGATGAAAAATCTTTTTGGAAAGACTCCAG CAATTTTGGCGAGATATTCAATGTTGATTGGTTCATCTCCTTTCTCGCAAATGATGTAAAAATTATAAAGCAACTTCCTGAAAAGGGAGGGAAAATTATGATTCCACGTAGGATGCGTGTCCCAAGGAAGTGCACCGCAAAATGCTATAGAAACCGTGTGTTACCTGTTCTGTTGAAAAAACAC GCTGTGCACTTAACCAAGTTTGATTACAGGCTTGCAAATAAGCTGGATAAAGACTTACAAAAGCTGAGATGTAGAGTTAACTACCATGCTTTAAAGTTTACCGATCCTATACTCAAAATGGGTGGAGAATTGGTCCGAAGGATGAGGAATAAAAGCACCCACTTCATTGCCCTGCACCTAAG GTTTGAACCTGATATGCTAGCCTTTTCGGGTTGCTATTATGGTGGAGGAGAGAAGGAAATAAGAGAACTAGGTGCAATACGCAAGAGATGGAAAACTTTACAT tcAAACAACCCAGACAAGGAAAGGAGGCATGGAAGATGTCCACTTACTCCAGAGGAGGTTGGTCTTATGCTCCGAGCACTTGGGTTTGGTAGCGACGTGCACATCTACGTAGCATCTGGAGATGTTTATGGAGGAGAAGAAACATTGGCACCCTTAAAACGTCTCTTCCCTAATTTTCATTCAAAAGACACTATAGCCAGGAAGGAAGAATTGGCACCATTCTCATCATTCTCTTCACGCATGGCTGCTCTCGACTTCATTGTTTGTGATGAAAGTAACGTGTTTGTGACCAATAACAATGGTAACATGGCCAGAATATTGGCTGGGCGAAG GAGATACTTTGGACATAAGCGTACAATTCGTCCAAATGGTAGAAAACTGTATTCTTTGTTTTTGAACCGTACTCAGATGAGCTGGGAAACATTTTCATCTAAGGTTCATGCTTATCAAAGAGGCTTTATGGGGGAGCCGAGTGAGGTAAGGCCAGGCAGAGGTGAATTTCATGAGAACCCCTCAACTTGCATCTGTGAAAATTCTGAGGCCAAGTTAAACAAGGATACAAGTAATCAGAGTCAGAGCAGGATAAATCAAGGAAATGAGAGCAAAGATACCGGTGAATCAAATGACGATCAGTATAATGATGGTGAGCCATTGTGGCCTGATACAGACTATTGGGATAACCAGAATGAGCCTCTAGAGAAAGATGTGGCCAATATAATTAATTCAGATTATGATGAGTTACAGAAAAATGAGGAACAATCAGAGTTGGAAGAGCTACTATCAGACTGA
- the LOC113289564 gene encoding uncharacterized protein LOC113289564, with amino-acid sequence MAATNSSHFTTTSSAFLRSRVDNVSSSSSLICELSFRNKSKLLCNISGRNVGDGDKNLQLKMSRISCYSDSVSPIRRKSSSVIESAEELGFEKSKKNHRRVKIQAIPTVPFSSSRPGGGTEQKKFYPRCIPNNNAPHSRDTPPKRDTGIANEKDWGISLNDHVNEAGTNEDGSTWFRESGEDINIDDNGKRCRWTRMGGKSSDASSQWKEEWWEKSDWTGYKELGVEKSGMNAEGDSWWETWKEVHQQDIYSNLARIERSAEKQAKSGTEDAVWFEKWFEKYDAKGSTEKGAHKYGKLNEQSWWERWGEHYDGTGSVLKWTDKWAETELGTKWGDKWEERFVSGIGSRQGETWHVSPSGERWSRTWGEEHFGNGKVHKYGKSTTAESWDIVVDEETYYEGQPHYGWADVVGDSSQLLSIKPLDKPPGYYPGLGIPPSPSVDEPFSDDKTPPVDEPPPSPGFDSE; translated from the exons atggcAGCAACAAATTCCAGTCATTTTACCACTACTTCTTCAGCATTTCTCAGAAGCAGAGTTGATAAtgtctcctcctcttcttcgttaATTTGTGAATTGAGTTTTAGAAACAAAAGTAAATTATTGTGTAATATTAGTGGCAGAAATGTTGGTGATGGAGATAAAAATCTTCAACTCAAGATGAGTCGAATCTCTTGTTATTCTGACTCTGTATCACCCATTCGAAGAAAATCATCCAGTGTTATTGAAAGTGCTGAAGAATTGGggtttgaaaaatctaaaaaaaatcatcGTCGGGTTAAAATCCAAGCTATTCCTACTGTGCCTTTCTCTTCATCTAG ACCTGGGGGTGGTACTGAACAAAAGAAGTTCTATCCTAGGTGTATACCAAATAACAATGCGCCGCATTCTCGTGATACTCCACCTAAAAGAG ACACTGGCATTGCAAATGAGAAGGATTGGGGCATCAGTTTAAATGATCATGTCAATGAAGCTGGTACTAATGAAGATGGTAGTACTTGGTTTCGTGAAAGTGGAGAAGATATTAATATAGATGATAATGGAAAGAGATGTCGGTGGACTAGGATGGGTGGCAAAAGTAGTGACGCTTCTTCGCAATGGAAAGAAGAG TGGTGGGAGAAGAGTGATTGGACCGGATATAAAGAACTAG GCGTCGAGAAGTCTGGGATGAATGCTGAAGGGGATTCATGGTGGGAAACATGGAAAGAGGTTCATCAACAAGATATATATAG TAATTTGGCAAGGATAGAGCGAAGTGCAGAGAAACAAGCTAAGTCAGGCACCGAGGATGCGGTATGGTTTGAGAAATG GTTCGAGAAATATGATGCTAAAGGTTCAACAGAAAAAGGGGCTCATAAGTATGGGAAATTGAATGAACAGTCATGGTGGGAAAGATGGGGAGAGCACTATGATGGAACTGGATCCGTCCTGAAATG GACGGATAAATGGGCAGAGACCGAACTAGGAACCAAATGGGGAGACAAGTGGGAGGAGAGGTTTGTTTCTGGCATAGGTTCGCGTCAAGGAGAGACGTGGCATGTGTCGCCCTCTGGTGAAC GCTGGTCAAGGACGTGGGGAGAAGAGCACTTCGGAAACGG gaAAGTGCACAAATATGGTAAAAGCACAACGGCAGAAAGCTGGGATATTGTTGTTGATGAGGAGACCTATTACGA aGGTCAACCTCATTATGGATGGGCAGATGTTGTTGGTGATTCAAGCCAGCTTCTAAGTATAAAACCTCTGGATAAACCACCTGGTTACTACCCCGGTCTTGGAATTCCTCCGTCACCTTCAGTTGATGAACCATTCTCAGATGACAAAACACCTCCAGTTGACGAACCGCCACCATCTCCAGGATTTGATTCAGAATGA
- the LOC113289562 gene encoding O-fucosyltransferase 16-like isoform X2, whose amino-acid sequence MALLRRRYSNSKHLRCFIVAISASILILIVLISVLVSTPVENTSHRHANRKHDLNENEIQNNDNVFHVPITGRTTRHGDLWSSRLSKLYYGCSEASKKFTSAEDNTMANRYLVISASGGLNQQRTGITDAVVAARILNATLVVPKLDEKSFWKDSSNFGEIFNVDWFISFLANDVKIIKQLPEKGGKIMIPRRMRVPRKCTAKCYRNRVLPVLLKKHAVHLTKFDYRLANKLDKDLQKLRCRVNYHALKFTDPILKMGGELVRRMRNKSTHFIALHLRFEPDMLAFSGCYYGGGEKEIRELGAIRKRWKTLHSNNPDKERRHGRCPLTPEEVGLMLRALGFGSDVHIYVASGDVYGGEETLAPLKRLFPNFHSKDTIARKEELAPFSSFSSRMAALDFIVCDESNVFVTNNNGNMARILAGRRRYFGHKRTIRPNGRKLYSLFLNRTQMSWETFSSKVHAYQRGFMGEPSEVRPGRGEFHENPSTCICENSEAKLNKDTSNQSQSRINQGNESKDTGESNDDQYNDGEPLWPDTDYWDNQNEPLEKDVANIINSDYDELQKNEEQSELEELLSD is encoded by the exons ATGGCATTACTAAGAAGGAGATATTCGAATTCAAAACATTTAAGATGTTTTATAGTAGCAATCTCAGCTTCCATTCTCATATTAATAGTTCTTATTTCTGTTCTGGTTTCTACGCCTGTGGAGAATACAAGTCATCGTCATGCCAATCGTAAACATGACCTT AATGAGAATGAGATCCAAAACAATGACAATGTTTTTCATGTTCCG ATTACTGGAAGAACTACACGTCATGGTGATCTATGGAGTTCACGCTTGTCAAAGTTATACTATGGTTGTAGTGAAGCTAGCAAAAAATTTACTT CTGCTGAAGATAATACAATGGCAAATCGATATTTAGTGATCTCAGCTAGCGGAGGgttaaatcagcaaagaaccggG ATAACAGATGCAGTTGTTGCGGCTCGCATTTTGAATGCTACTCTTGTTGTTCCCAAGCTGGATGAAAAATCTTTTTGGAAAGACTCCAG CAATTTTGGCGAGATATTCAATGTTGATTGGTTCATCTCCTTTCTCGCAAATGATGTAAAAATTATAAAGCAACTTCCTGAAAAGGGAGGGAAAATTATGATTCCACGTAGGATGCGTGTCCCAAGGAAGTGCACCGCAAAATGCTATAGAAACCGTGTGTTACCTGTTCTGTTGAAAAAACAC GCTGTGCACTTAACCAAGTTTGATTACAGGCTTGCAAATAAGCTGGATAAAGACTTACAAAAGCTGAGATGTAGAGTTAACTACCATGCTTTAAAGTTTACCGATCCTATACTCAAAATGGGTGGAGAATTGGTCCGAAGGATGAGGAATAAAAGCACCCACTTCATTGCCCTGCACCTAAG GTTTGAACCTGATATGCTAGCCTTTTCGGGTTGCTATTATGGTGGAGGAGAGAAGGAAATAAGAGAACTAGGTGCAATACGCAAGAGATGGAAAACTTTACAT tcAAACAACCCAGACAAGGAAAGGAGGCATGGAAGATGTCCACTTACTCCAGAGGAGGTTGGTCTTATGCTCCGAGCACTTGGGTTTGGTAGCGACGTGCACATCTACGTAGCATCTGGAGATGTTTATGGAGGAGAAGAAACATTGGCACCCTTAAAACGTCTCTTCCCTAATTTTCATTCAAAAGACACTATAGCCAGGAAGGAAGAATTGGCACCATTCTCATCATTCTCTTCACGCATGGCTGCTCTCGACTTCATTGTTTGTGATGAAAGTAACGTGTTTGTGACCAATAACAATGGTAACATGGCCAGAATATTGGCTGGGCGAAG GAGATACTTTGGACATAAGCGTACAATTCGTCCAAATGGTAGAAAACTGTATTCTTTGTTTTTGAACCGTACTCAGATGAGCTGGGAAACATTTTCATCTAAGGTTCATGCTTATCAAAGAGGCTTTATGGGGGAGCCGAGTGAGGTAAGGCCAGGCAGAGGTGAATTTCATGAGAACCCCTCAACTTGCATCTGTGAAAATTCTGAGGCCAAGTTAAACAAGGATACAAGTAATCAGAGTCAGAGCAGGATAAATCAAGGAAATGAGAGCAAAGATACCGGTGAATCAAATGACGATCAGTATAATGATGGTGAGCCATTGTGGCCTGATACAGACTATTGGGATAACCAGAATGAGCCTCTAGAGAAAGATGTGGCCAATATAATTAATTCAGATTATGATGAGTTACAGAAAAATGAGGAACAATCAGAGTTGGAAGAGCTACTATCAGACTGA